One Triticum dicoccoides isolate Atlit2015 ecotype Zavitan chromosome 5B, WEW_v2.0, whole genome shotgun sequence genomic window carries:
- the LOC119312199 gene encoding uncharacterized protein LOC119312199, with amino-acid sequence MEMACNLLTHRIFQEIVPSNAGNVLGTEDNVLTKKRVSLIDHQVMNILVGMQEMDHIFHHSHMAIVLQHLWKKMMSSQILLVPIVNKAKEVLWQRCRPQDQTKPSMSLSFFEALTKKLRLS; translated from the exons ATGGAAATGGCGTGCAACCTACTTACACATAGAAT ATTTCAAGAGATTGTTCCTTCAAATGCTGGAAATGTTCTTGGTACTGAAGATAACGTTCTGACAAAGAAGCGGGTATCACTTATTGATCACCAGGTGATGAATATATTGGTGGGGATGCAAGAAATGGACCATATTTTTCACCATTCCCATATGGCTATTGTACTTCAACACCTATGGAAGAAGATGATGAGCAGCCAAATACTTCTAG TTCCTATTGTAAATAAAGCAAAAGAAGTTTTGTGGCAAAGATGCAGACCGCAAGACCAAACTAAGCCTTCCATGAGTCTCTCATTTTTTGAAGCTCTCACAAAGAAGTTAAGGCTTTCGTAG
- the LOC119312197 gene encoding pathogenesis-related protein 1-like, whose amino-acid sequence MEYSPKLAVLVLLALASAMAVTAQNSEQDFVDAHNAARADVGLGEVTWDATVAAFAQDYADQRRGDCQLIHTPDGRPYGENLYGGGGGGTEWTATDAVNSWVSEKQYYDHDSNTCSAPEGESCGHYTQVVWRDSTGIGCARVVCDSGDGVFIICSYNPPGNFPGVSPY is encoded by the coding sequence ATGGAATACTCGCCGAAACTAGCAGTACTGGTGCTCTTAGCTCTCGCGTCCGCCATGGCGGTCACGGCCCAGAACTCGGAGCAGGACTTCGTGGACGCCCACAACGCGGCGCGCGCCGACGTGGGCCTTGGTGAGGTGACATGGGACGCTACCGTGGCAGCCTTCGCGCAGGACTACGCCGATCAGCGCCGCGGCGACTGCCAGCTGATCCATACTCCTGATGGCCGGCCGTACGGGGAGAACCTCtacggaggcggcggcggtgggaccGAGTGGACCGCGACGGACGCCGTGAATTCGTGGGTGTCGGAGAAGCAGTACTACGACCACGACAGCAACACCTGCTCGGCGCCGGAGGGTGAGTCGTGCGGGCACTACACGCAGGTGGTGTGGCGCGACTCGACGGGTATCGGCTGCGCCCGCGTCGTCTGCGACAGCGGCGACGGTGTGTTCATCATCTGCAGCTACAACCCGCCAGGCAACTTCCCCGGGGTGAGCCCGTACTAG